One segment of Babesia bigemina genome assembly Bbig001, chromosome : II DNA contains the following:
- a CDS encoding Charged multivesicular body protein 1, with translation MGNKQSLMTTSFNLRLQAREVLKLHAQCEREEESEKLKVKFALEKGNIDAARIHAANSIRKHNEALRYLQYHAKLEILRHQVETAERSNSVSTELRKALPQLTKLTSNKSMDSATLFTEFEKVFDDLEVKEAYTEQTISSSTAHLAPQHDVDTLISQVADEHALDVGGILDSSSAIRGAVVSRSDADRITK, from the exons ATGGGTAACAAACAGTCGTTGATGACGACGAGCTTCAACCTTCGTCTGCAGGCCAGAGAAGTG CTCAAGCTGCACGCTCAATGTGAGCGCGAGGAGGAATCTGAGAAGTTGAAAGTAAAGTTTGCACTAGAAAAGGGTAACATAGACGCTGCGCGAATCCATGCGGCGAACTCCATCCGCAAGCATAACGAAGCACTGCGATATCTGCAGTATCATGCCAAGCTCGAGATTCTGCGCCATCAGGTCGAAACTGCCGAGCGATCGAACTCG GTCTCCACCGAGCTGCGCAAGGCGCTGCCGCAGCTGACCAAACTAACCTCGAACAAGTCGATGGACAGCGCGACCTTGTTCACAGAGTTTGAGAAGGTATTCGATGATTTG GAGGTGAAAGAGGCGTACACCGAGCAGACCATAAGCTCCAGCACTGCCCATTTGGCTCCGCAGCACGACGTGGACACGCTGATTAGCCAGGTGGCCGACGAGCACGCCCTGGACGTCGGCGGCATTCTGGACAGCTCCAGCGCGATCCGGGGGGCCGTGGTAAGCCGGAGCGACGCCGACAGAATTACTAAGTGA
- a CDS encoding serine hydroxymethyltransferase, putative, producing MPAERQIALPSDHLSLKDADPEIYELLQEERQRQRDSINLIASENFASIACMEATGSAFTNKYAEGYPGRRYYGGCEVIDKMETLCIQRALKAFHLDEEEWGVNVQPLSGSPANMEVYVALLEPHDKIMGLRLASGGHLTHGFHVGKRKISASSIMFTPLLYDIDQKTGLLDYDQLEALAKAYSPRLIIAGASCYSRYWDYKRCREIADSVGAYLMADIAHIAGLIAAEEHPSPFEYCHVVTSTTHKTLKGPRSGLIFYNKKLDPTIGDKINAAVFPAMQGGPHNNTIAGLAVQLKTVMSPEWKVYVKKVIENARALASECQKRGFEIVTGGTDNHTVIVNVKPFGVNGNKVEHICNASGITLNTATVPGDTTMLNPSGVRLGSPAMTSRGATPQDMAVIAEFILEATRIAQSLQEAHGAKMDAFKAGAAGDERVAELRRKVTEWVREFPIIG from the exons ATGCCTGCTGAACGTCAAATTGCGCTCCCGAGCGACCATCTTTCGCTGAAGGATGCCGACCCCGAAATTTACGAGCTCCTCCAGGAGGAGCGCCAGCGTCAGCGGGATTCCATCAATTTGATCGCATCGGAG AACTTCGCCAGCATTGCATGTATGGAGGCCACCGGTTCCGCGTTCACCAACAAGTACGCCGAGGGCTACCCCGGGCGCCGCTACTACGGCGGGTGCGAAGTGATCGACAAGATGGAGACTTTGTGCATCCAGAGGGCGCTTAAGGCGTTCCACctggacgaggaggagtGGGGAGTGAACGTGCAGCCCCTGTCAGGAAGCCCTGCCAACATGGAGGTCTACGTGGCCCTGCTTGAACCCCATGACAAGATTATGGGCCTTCGTCTGGCCTCTGGCGGCCACTTGACCCACGGTTTCCACGTGGGTAAGAGGAAGATCTCTGCGTCGTCGATCATGTTCACGCCGCTGCTCTACGACATTGACCAGAAGACTGGCCTGCTGGACTACGACCAGCTCGAGGCGCTCGCCAAGGCGTACAGCCCGCGTCTGATCATCGCCGGCGCCTCCTGCTACAGCCGTTACTGGGACTACAAGCGGTGCCGCGAGATCGCCGACAGCGTGGGCGCGTACCTGATGGCCGACATCGCCCACATTGCGGGTCTGATCGCCGCCGAGGAGCACCCGTCTCCGTTCGAGTACTGCCACGTGGTGACCTCAACTACGCACAAAACCCTGAAGGGCCCGCGTTCCGGTTTGATCTTCTACAACAAGAAGTTGGACCCCACCATCGGCGACAAGATCAACGCCGCAGTCTTCCCCGCGATGCAGGGCGGTCCTCACAACAACACCATCGCCGGTCTGGCCGTTCAGCTGAAGACT GTGATGTCCCCTGAGTGGAAGGTGTACGTGAAGAAGGTCATCGAGAACGCACGCGCCCTGGCGTCCGAGTGCCAGAAACGCGGCTTCGAGATCGTCACCGGCGGCACCGACAACCACACGGTGATCGTGAACGTCAAGCCCTTCGGCGTGAACGGAAACAAGGTCGAGCACATCTGCAACGCCAGCGGCATCACCTTGAACACGGCCACCGTGCCCGGAGACACCACCATGCTGAACCCGTCCGGAGTGCGCCTGGGCAGCCCCGCCATGACATCCCGCGGCGCCACCCCCCAAGACATGGCCGTCATCGCCGAGTTCATCCTCGAGGCCACGCGCATCGCTCAATCGCTGCAAG AGGCTCACGGCGCCAAAATGGACGCTTTCAAGGCCGGCGCAGCTGGCGACGAGCGCGTTGCCGAGCTCCGCCGCAAGGTCACGGAGTGGGTCCGCGAGTTCCCGATCATCGGTTAA
- a CDS encoding RNB-like protein, putative: MALAALPARVALSAYTRFLSFAQYRHRCVDAIATHRCWKTDARVAGDYPKVKRREGKKQSSDAKAETAPRRRSVAVPPKPPKHISQPKTAAIAYETYWEESSIQELEAKHPELVVRGTVVIPAFATNEAKVARHATRTDNAGGSDLNSDPPSTENDSAVSGSAKRQRIDRSPLCDEDGGHAAVTESQDSSPSVTREGTAAEAGSDDTGTSQTADTADVRIFGFIARNRAFHGDEVVAVRQRRLRQQPATHDDTQLMEQQCRVVRIVKRSPALESFVGVMDANACLNATDATFKCQPQDTRWPAFNVRRDQMDSEMLEQVQQLREKGKIFCLMQFNEWHEHDMEPSGRVVRIIGSTADPSARMHATMIFHGLNPSGFSDEVLDNLKELIKSGEGMKEANRVDKRDITVFTIDPQDAKDLDDALSVETVRDEKGNYRYKVGVHIADVSHYVKEGSAVDMDARQRATSVYLEHKVFPMLPQMLSENMCSLLPHSEKLCFSVFAELSEDPSDGEMVGNNLYIRNQEFILTRIISCERLSYQTAKEIIDSEMRNRAGATDANLASMPIAQFEKRYIEDKLVNDTSVVSADAAITDDPAKGNCHGESSQEVPEASATPNSLMNINRHVFKPLMTLYFISRKLRHFRLKQRGAVMVDTNGSCKCHIPRVGEKTERLWVEQIPRESHELVEEMMLLANTQAAQLLAKSFDNYFLRVHENTSRAIKQLVVSVMPQDLKSVLNPEILPIPELLRKCAKHMEPTAFQSLSFAALQQFKEAVYSPVNKDCTTAQGVTGHWGLALPMYLHFTSPIRRYSDLYTHRMLKTVIDGTYTEQSLKVLDDICKQCNLQKRKAFDVQKEYKNFAFNQYLQWACTSEGSAPPYAAGDSMFAKAFPPDGNDIWGMLYDHACVFSIVINGATTEDAKNKTSIIFYIPLLNEQRSVSCDSLSVTPLEAVVCGETVSLEGTQNTGDSESMVDGYFKEVQNAGTKRKADDARVESLTVLKGGSKVRMAQYDKVQVVLVPGSAMWTVRLSRDEPCGE, from the coding sequence ATGGCACTGGCCGCGCTGCCGGCGAGAGTCGCTCTCTCGGCGTACACGAGGTTCCTGTCCTTTGCCCAGTATAGACACAGATGTGTCGACGCCATCGCAACACACCGCTGCTGGAAAACAGATGCCAGAGTAGCAGGTGACTACCCGAAGGTCAAGAGGCGGGAAGGTAAAAAGCAGAGTTCCGATGCGAAGGCCGAAACAGCCCCGAGGCGGCGGAGCGTCGCTGTACCTCCTAAGCCCCCGAAACACATATCGCAGCCAAAAACGGCAGCAATCGCATATGAAACCTATTGGGAGGAAAGCAGCATTCAGGAATTAGAAGCAAAGCATCCAGAGTTGGTAGTTAGGGGCACTGTTGTTATCCCGGCCTTTGCCACCAATGAGGCCAAGGTTGCAAGACACGCGACAAGAACCGACAACGCGGGCGGTTCAGATCTAAATTCAGATCCACCTTCTACAGAAAATGATTCCGCAGTGAGCGGCAGTGCGAAGAGGCAGCGCATTGATCGCTCGCCGTTATGTGACGAAGATGGTGGGCATGCAGCCGTTACAGAGTCGCAAGACAGCTCGCCTTCCGTCACTCGTGAAGGTACCGCTGCAGAGGCTGGCTCCGATGATACTGGAACTTCGCAGACGGCGGACACCGCCGATGTGCGCATTTTCGGATTCATTGCGCGAAACAGGGCGTTTCACGGTGATGAGGTGGTGGCTGTGCGTCAAAGGCGTCTCAGGCAACAACCAGCCACCCATGACGATACTCAGCTTATGGAACAACAGTGCAGAGTTGTGAGGATAGTTAAGAGGTCTCCGGCTTTGGAAAGTTTCGTAGGGGTGATGGACGCGAATGCATGTCTCAATGCAACCGACGCGACGTTCAAGTGCCAGCCACAGGACACACGTTGGCCAGCATTTAACGTCCGGAGGGACCAAATGGACTCGGAAATGTTGGAACAGGTGCAACAGCTGCGTGAAAAGGGCAAGATTTTCTGCCTGATGCAGTTCAACGAGTGGCACGAGCACGATATGGAACCAAGCGGCAGGGTGGTGAGGATTATCGGAAGCACCGCTGACCCCTCAGCAAGGATGCATGCGACTATGATATTCCATGGCCTAAATCCGAGCGGCTTTTCCGACGAAGTTCTCGACAATTTAAAAGAACTGATCAAAAGCGGCGAGGGGATGAAGGAGGCAAATCGAGTTGATAAACGTGACATAACAGTCTTCACAATCGACCCGCAAGATGCCAAGGATCTTGACGACGCACTATCTGTTGAAACCGTGAGGGATGAAAAGGGCAACTACAGGTACAAAGTTGGTGTACACATCGCTGATGTCAGTCACTATGTGAAGGAAGGCTCGGCCGTCGACATGGATGCCAGGCAAAGGGCCACATCAGTGTACCTGGAACACAAGGTGTTCCCTATGCTACCGCAAATGCTGAGCGAGAACATGTGCTCGCTGCTGCCTCACAGCGAAAAGCTGTGCTTCTCCGTGTTTGCAGAACTTTCCGAGGACCCCAGTGACGGCGAAATGGTAGGGAACAATCTATATATTCGCAACCAGGAATTCATTTTGACCCGAATCATCAGCTGTGAACGATTGAGCTACCAAACTGCTAAAGAGATAATAGACAGTGAGATGCGAAATAGGGCTGGCGCCACCGATGCAAATCTGGCGTCGATGCCTATCGCTCAGTTCGAAAAGCGGTATATCGAAGATAAACTGGTCAATGATACATCAGTGGTGAGTGCTGATGCGGCCATTACCGATGACCCAGCAAAAGGCAACTGCCATGGGGAAAGCAGCCAGGAGGTTCCGGAAGCATCTGCCACCCCAAACAGCCTCATGAACATCAACAGGCATGTGTTCAAACCGTTGATGACGCTTTACTTCATATCGAGGAAGCTCAGGCATTTCAGGCTCAAGCAGCGGGGGGCGGTAATGGTGGACACCAATGGCAGTTGCAAGTGCCACATACCCAGGGTGGGAGAAAAGACGGAGAGGCTGTGGGTGGAGCAGATACCAAGAGAAAGCCACGAGTTGGTAGAGGAGATGATGCTGCTGGCCAACACGCAGGCGGCACAATTGCTGGCCAAAAGTTTTGACAACTACTTTCTCAGGGTGCACGAGAACACCTCAAGGGCCATAAAACAACTGGTGGTGTCAGTTATGCCCCAGGATCTTAAAAGCGTGCTCAACCCGGAGATATTGCCCATACCAGAGCTGCTGAGGAAGTGCGCGAAGCACATGGAACCCACGGCCTTCCAATCGCTGAGCTTTGCTGCGTTGCAGCAATTCAAAGAAGCCGTATACTCCCCAGTCAACAAAGACTGCACAACTGCGCAGGGCGTAACCGGGCACTGGGGGCTTGCTTTACCGATGTATCTCCACTTCACCTCCCCAATCAGGCGGTATTCAGACCTTTACACCCACCGAATGCTGAAAACCGTGATTGACGGAACGTACACCGAACAATCGCTGAAGGTCCTCGACGACATATGCAAGCAATGCAACCTGCAGAAGCGGAAGGCATTCGACGTTCAAAAGGAGTACAAGAATTTTGCTTTCAACCAATATCTGCAGTGGGCGTGCACAAGCGAGGGTTCCGCACCGCCGtacgctgctggtgacTCCATGTTTGCGAAGGCATTCCCGCCAGACGGCAACGATATCTGGGGCATGCTGTACGATCACGCGTGCGTGTTCTCCATTGTGATAAACGGTGCAACGACTGAAGACGCGAAGAACAAAACGAGCATTATCTTCTACATACCCCTGCTGAACGAGCAGCGAAGCGTGAGCTGTGACTCACTCAGCGTTACGCCTCTAGAAGCGGTTGTTTGCGGCGAGACTGTGAGTCTAGAAGGTACCCAGAACACAGGTGACTCGGAGAGCATGGTGGACGGCTACTTCAAGGAGGTGCAGAATGCGGGAACGAAGCGAAAGGCGGATGATGCACGGGTGGAAAGCTTGACGGTGCTAAAGGGCGGCTCCAAAGTGAGAATGGCACAGTACGACAAGGTCCAAGTGGTGCTAGTTCCCGGATCCGCAATGTGGACTGTCCGCTTGTCACGTGACGAACCATgcggtgagtag
- a CDS encoding Methyltransferase-like protein 14 homolog, which produces MVDSDGKDGAGNLPPVLPFAPMMMNMMPGPMMPPFPMGVPFPAGMMPGAVPVGIKKRGRSRRKNDAFGRRTGDSTSGAKDHEEGRQDGKRGEKRSFISTRGRERIQNDYNQRFVETGERPQNFVRDVGEGKRFGEYPKLDRLSNLKREIITKRATPARHIRADLRTFDFDSLRVLFDVVLINPPWRTFKMREMNQNFGWTLEDLIEHVPVDKIVDAMSFCFIWCDSYTLDDARNALRHWGFRKCEDICWLKTNANWSSLDPYGDTTSKVRDLDSIHPPALLHKTTERCLVGLRGPVRRNEDDYFVHSNLDTDVIISEERDPRERLRMELELQLDEGENMQMQMDTYLTNLNPKPHEIFDIIDRFCLGRRKIELFGSDSSIRNGWVTVGPAVSTTNYNADEFLKWTSGSGCWPQIQDYRGGRLMGTSEEIENLRPKSPAKLSGKDASELRDAIV; this is translated from the coding sequence ATGGTGGACAGCGACGGGAAGGACGGGGCCGGCAATTTGCCGCCGGTGCTGCCGTTCGcgccgatgatgatgaacaTGATGCCCGGTCCGATGATGCCGCCGTTCCCGATGGGCGTCCCGTTCCCCGCCGGTATGATGCCAGGGGCCGTTCCGGTGGGAATCAAGAAGCGCGGCCGGTCCCGGCGCAAGAACGACGCGTTCGGCCGCCGTACCGGCGACAGCACGAGCGGCGCGAAGGACCACGAGGAAGGCCGCCAGGACGGCAAACGCGGCGAAAAGCGCTCATTCATCTCAACGCGTGGCCGTGAGCGCATCCAGAACGACTACAACCAGCGTTTCGTGGAGACTGGCGAGCGGCCGCAGAACTTCGTCCGGGACGTGGGCGAGGGCAAGCGCTTCGGCGAGTACCCGAAGCTTGACCGCCTGTCCAATCTGAAGCGCGAGATCATCACGAAAAGGGCAACGCCGGCGCGCCACATTCGCGCCGACCTGCGAACGTTCGACTTCGACAGCCTGCGGGTGCTGTTCGACGTCGTTCTCATAAACCCCCCGTGGCGCACGTTCAAGATGCGGGAAATGAACCAGAACTTCGGCTGGACGCTGGAAGACCTCATAGAGCACGTGCCGGTGGACAAGATCGTGGACGCGATGTCGTTCTGCTTCATTTGGTGCGACTCGTACACCCTGGACGATGCGCGTAACGCGCTCCGCCACTGGGGCTTTCGGAAGTGCGAGGACATCTGCTGGCTCAAGACCAACGCGAATTGGAGCAGCCTGGACCCGTACGGCGACACTACGTCGAAGGTCCGCGACCTGGACTCCATCCACCCGcctgcgctgctgcacaagACGACCGAGCGCTGCCTGGTCGGGCTTCGCGGCCCCGTGCGCCGCAACGAGGACGACTACTTCGTGCACTCCAACCTGGACACCGACGTGATAATATCGGAGGAGCGCGACCCGCGCGAGCGGCTGCGCATGGAGCTGGAGCTGCAGCTCGACGAGGGAGAGAACATGCAGATGCAAATGGACACCTATCTCACCAATCTCAACCCCAAGCCTCACGAGATTTTCGACATCATCGACCGGTTCTGCCTGGGCCGCCGCAAGATCGAGCTGTTCGGCAGCGACTCCTCCATTCGCAACGGCTGGGTCACTGTGGGCCCCGCGGTGTCCACGACCAACTACAACGCCGATGAGTTCCTGAAGTGGACTTCGGGCAGCGGCTGCTGGCCGCAAATCCAGGACTACCGTGGCGGCCGTTTGATGGGCACCTCGGAGGAGATAGAGAACCTGCGCCCGAAGTCGCCGGCCAAGCTGTCAGGGAAGGATGCGAGTGAGCTGCGTGACGCTATTGTGTGA
- a CDS encoding ribosomal protein L35, putative codes for MRSLPFLVAASVLVAQHQFGTTADAYRSSERNMRADTTLAAYIIYGGSIEPRKAARNVPLFARRPHKLKLTAAGQFRIKPKTNKSVAKRFKITGTGKIMYKRAGRSHLQRKKNQGAKRRLRRAVQLTNPKMIRKILSVLHNR; via the coding sequence ATGCGGAGCCTACCTTTTCTAGTGGCGGCTTCGGTACTCGTCGCACAGCATCAGTTTGGAACGACCGCCGACGCTTATCGCAGTTCTGAGCGTAACATGCGCGCAGACACCACACTAGCCGCATACATAATTTACGGGGGTTCAATCGAACCGAGGAAGGCGGCCAGAAATGTGCCGCTCTTCGCGCGGAGACCACACAAGCTGAAGCTCACGGCGGCAGGCCAGTTCAGGATCAAGCCCAAGACGAACAAGTCGGTCGCAAAACGCTTCAAAATCACGGGCACCGGCAAAATCATGTACAAACGAGCTGGCAGGAGCCACCTCCAGCGAAAGAAGAACCAGGGCGCAAAACGAAGGCTGAGGCGAGCAGTGCAGCTCACGAACCCTAAGATGATCAGGAAGATTCTCAGCGTCCTACACAACAGATGA
- a CDS encoding coatomer beta subunit, putative, whose amino-acid sequence MSLQMGFVKKLEIRKEKVKCVDLHPSEPWVVSGLYSGTCTIYNFQKQTLVKRVEVCNSPVRCCKFIARKQWLIAAGDEMCIWVYNYNSLEKVAAVEGHTDYVRYLDVHPTLPYVLSCSDDMTVSLWDFERGWERLCVYEGHQHYVMMARWSPKDVYTFASCSLDHTIKFWGVSPDVMDRRHSNQPSPKPSFTLKGHTRGVNCIEFSTIMSNPYIISGGEDTTIRVWDYQTKLCLQVLNHHTQPVTCVLHHPRLPLIVTAGEDGDLNLWHSSLYKIKRSMNFSMGKIWSVTSDNSNLAVGSDEGTLVVQFGGERPLVSMHANKLVMVHSFDIVSCNLSSATVVDEDSAGKPLALDFRNIGRCEFFPQSVSHHPNGRFICLCGDSEYVIYTAQGMRSKTFGKAMHVVWSFEGHYATWDGNTITVHYEFAPTHTIQPNVSVLGLHGGRLLGVTSNSSVRFYDWKTGYLVRTIDAHVSDVWWNVSGTKVAVGCMANCYILKYDSDALAAAIESNEYDAANGVAAAFEIEGEIMERVNSATWAMDTFVYITAGLHLNLWTAGASEIFHYLDRPLHMVGYSAQNGCLYLCQQDVVAIPLPVDYLSLHSLVASKAEAMAQGRAFADLDRLDALIGGFEGSMKERASKFLESVGDFELALRTSGEEEHHFELYLKLGKLDDCIRILHELQAKQVEKSREDTMRAKWKRLSTYCLEQNDYEKAVDCLVRCCEYSSAMLIYVAMGDRDGLAKIAELATKDGESNVAFTCHYMLNNVSQCIELLQRSNRHSEATLMARTYKPSALSDCFAKWKSSHNPKFPTLGEPEEDPAALEIESLLAERLRIGFPAASEYPKLKEAVHVDFGRGDDSVDKGALSSSWEAGI is encoded by the coding sequence ATGTCGCTCCAAATGGGCTTCGTGAAGAAGCTGGAGATCCGCAAGGAGAAGGTGAAGTGCGTGGATCTCCACCCTTCGGAGCCCTGGGTCGTTTCCGGCCTGTACAGCGGCACCTGCACGATCTACAACTTCCAGAAGCAGACGCTGGTGAAGCGAGTGGAGGTGTGCAACTCCCCTGTACGATGCTGCAAGTTCATCGCGCGGAAGCAATGGCTGATCGCCGCCGGCGACGAGATGTGTATCTGGGTGTACAACTACAACTCCCTGGAGAAGGTGGCCGCCGTGGAGGGCCACACTGACTACGTGCGCTACCTGGACGTCCACCCTACGCTGCCGTACGTGCTGAGCTGCTCGGACGACATGACGGTTTCGCTGTGGGACTTCGAGCGCGGCTGGGAGCGGCTGTGCGTGTACGAGGGCCACCAGCACTACGTGATGATGGCGCGCTGGAGCCCGAAGGACGTGTACACGTTCGCGTCGTGCTCGCTGGACCACACCATCAAGTTTTGGGGCGTCTCTCCGGACGTGATGGACCGCCGCCACAGCAACCAGCCGTCGCCGAAGCCGTCGTTCACGCTGAAGGGCCACACCCGCGGCGTGAACTGCATCGAGTTTTCGACGATAATGTCGAACCCTTACATCATATCGGGTGGCGAGGACACCACCATTCGCGTCTGGGACTACCAGACGAAGCTGTGTCTGCAGGTGCTGAACCACCACACGCAGCCCGTGACCTGTGTGCTGCACCACCCGCGTCTGCCGCTGATCGTGACCGCCGGCGAGGACGGCGACCTGAACCTGTGGCACAGCAGCCTGTACAAGATAAAGCGCAGCATGAACTTCTCCATGGGCAAGATATGGAGCGTCACGAGCGACAACAGCAACCTGGCCGTGGGCAGCGACGAGGGCACCTTGGTGGTGCAGTTCGGCGGCGAGCGCCCGCTGGTGTCCATGCACGCGAACAAGCTCGTGATGGTGCACTCGTTCGACATCGTGAGCTGCAACCTGAGTTCCGCCACCGTGGTGGACGAGGACAGCGCGGGCAAGCCGCTGGCGCTCGACTTCCGGAACATCGGCCGCTGCGAGTTCTTCCCGCAGTCCGTATCGCACCACCCCAACGGCCGTTTCATCTGCCTGTGCGGCGACTCGGAGTACGTAATCTACACGGCGCAGGGCATGCGGTCGAAGACGTTCGGCAAGGCCATGCACGTGGTGTGGTCGTTTGAGGGCCACTACGCAACGTGGGACGGCAACACGATCACCGTGCACTACGAGTTCGCCCCGACCCACACCATCCAGCCCAATGTGAGTGTGCTCGGTCTCCACGGCGGGCGCCTGCTCGGCGTGACCTCCAACAGCAGCGTCCGCTTCTACGACTGGAAGACCGGGTACCTGGTCCGCACCATCGACGCGCACGTGTCCGACGTCTGGTGGAACGTGAGCGGCACCAAGGTCGCCGTGGGGTGCATGGCTAACTGCTACATCCTCAAGTACGACAGCGACGCGCTCGCAGCCGCCATCGAGAGCAACGAGTACGACGCCGCCAACGGCGTCGCGGCCGCCTTCGAGATTGAAGGCGAGATCATGGAGCGCGTGAACAGCGCGACCTGGGCCATGGACACGTTCGTGTACATCACCGCCGGGCTGCACCTGAACCTCTGGACCGCGGGCGCCAGCGAAATCTTCCACTACCTCGACCGGCCTCTGCACATGGTGGGCTACTCTGCGCAGAACGGGTGCCTGTACCTGTGCCAGCAGGACGTCGTCGCCATCCCGCTTCCGGTGGACTACCTGAGCTTACACTCCCTCGTCGCGTCCAAAGCCGAGGCGATGGCCCAGGGCAGGGCGTTCGcggacttggacaggctggaTGCGCTCATTGGGGGCTTCGAGGGCAGCATGAAGGAACGCGCGAGCAAGTTCCTGGAGTCGGTGGGCGACTTCGAGTTGGCGCTGCGCACCTCGGGGGAGGAGGAGCACCACTTCGAGCTGTACCTGAAACTGGGCAAACTGGACGACTGCATCCGCATCCTCCACGAGCTGCAGGCTAAGCAGGTGGAGAAGTCGCGCGAGGACACCATGCGCGCCAAGTGGAAGCGCCTCAGCACCTACTGCCTCGAGCAGAACGACTACGAGAAGGCCGTTGACTGCCTGGTGCGCTGCTGCGAGTACTCGTCGGCGATGCTGATCTACGTGGCCATGGGCGACCGTGACGGCCTTGCGAAGATCGCAGAGCTGGCAACGAAGGACGGCGAGTCCAACGTGGCGTTCACCTGCCACTACATGTTGAACAACGTGTCGCAGTGCATCGAGCTTCTGCAGCGGTCCAACCGCCACAGCGAGGCCACCCTAATGGCCCGCACGTACAAGCCGTCTGCGCTGTCCGATTGCTTCGCGAAGTGGAAGAGCTCACACAACCCGAAGTTCCCCACCCTCGGCGAGCCGGAGGAGGACCCCGCCGCTTTGGAGATCGAGTCGCTGCTGGCCGAGCGCCTGCGCATCGGCTTCCCCGCCGCCAGCGAGTACCCcaagctgaaggaggccGTGCACGTCGACTTCGGCCGCGGGGACGACAGCGTGGACAAAGGCGCGCTGAGCTCCAGCTGGGAAGCTGGCATCTAA